One Pullulanibacillus sp. KACC 23026 DNA segment encodes these proteins:
- a CDS encoding putative inorganic carbon transporter subunit DabA, protein MSGTSTLPKEDTRKKDERKTDYKVIGLDECVQLASRVIVPLSPISTFAARHPWEGLEELTFDQVADWLKKVEDVDLYPSPSLILSAKERDEIDRIFLEKGLEEWLNSYSFNVPRDMAERFCRASLKLDSLPSSLLASPELKEMAESIGRLSIAGLENDTMQPMSEHIEHKKGETLAKILDQLVIKWCKLYLDDAQAAWKMPSRDQGFYGAWRRLIQYDPALTKYQRERLKHWPKDAHSAIDTALKALNILESEKQTYLEGHLLALPGWAGMMLWRSQQSTYEQSLLIDYLAVRLTIEWVLMKPYLPIPRKNVGKKIELVPLLASWIEWGGLTIKKWSTMSDHQQIDYLKFAYHFNNRIRYKIWLEAWEQTFENQLAEKLISKRQMEAESAKAVVAQLAFCIDTRSEPFRRHLEKEGPFETIGVAGFFGLPILTSELGSKHCHASLPVMHNPQHKIIETSNETQRKSYQQRKQVVDSTGYTFKKMKQNVLASLLLPEISGPWLGLSMVSRSFIPRVASRFIRRLRETWLQKPDTELQLENNHDIESEIPIGFTEEERVSYASQTLKMMGLTKNFAPLVVICGHGSQSLNNPYAASLECGACGGAAGGFNARVLATLCNLQEVREKLSVEGIKIPEETVFVAAEHQTTVDELKWIYVPKLSNQAQDAFERIKAVLPKVSHDANEERLAQLPNIKSHLKDPTEEAHRFAEDWSEIRPEWGLARNAAFIIGKRQLTKDCHLEGRVFLHNYDWEQDQNGNLLSNIIAGPGTVAQWINLQYYASTVAPHYYGSGNKRTQTVTAGLGVMQGTASDLLTGLPWQSVMESDYKVYHAPLRLLIVIQAPREYVERLLKKDVAFHQKVKNGWIRLASIDSEGCWENW, encoded by the coding sequence ATGAGCGGAACGTCAACATTACCTAAAGAAGATACAAGGAAAAAAGATGAACGAAAAACAGATTATAAAGTGATCGGTCTAGACGAATGTGTTCAATTAGCGAGTCGAGTGATTGTACCCCTATCGCCAATTTCTACATTTGCTGCCCGTCATCCTTGGGAGGGTCTAGAAGAACTAACCTTTGATCAGGTTGCCGATTGGTTAAAAAAGGTTGAAGATGTCGATCTATATCCTAGCCCTTCATTGATCCTATCAGCCAAAGAGCGTGATGAGATTGATCGAATTTTTCTAGAAAAGGGCCTAGAAGAGTGGCTTAACTCTTACTCATTTAATGTACCAAGGGATATGGCGGAGCGTTTTTGTAGAGCTTCTCTAAAATTAGACTCTTTGCCTTCTAGTCTATTGGCATCACCAGAGTTAAAAGAAATGGCAGAGTCCATAGGTCGTTTGAGTATAGCTGGTTTAGAAAACGATACCATGCAACCAATGAGTGAGCATATAGAACATAAAAAAGGCGAGACTTTGGCAAAAATTCTTGATCAGTTAGTTATTAAGTGGTGTAAGTTGTATCTTGATGACGCACAAGCAGCCTGGAAAATGCCAAGTCGTGATCAAGGTTTCTATGGTGCGTGGCGTCGACTCATTCAGTACGATCCAGCATTAACCAAATATCAGCGCGAGCGGTTAAAACATTGGCCTAAGGATGCCCATTCAGCAATAGATACAGCGCTAAAAGCACTTAATATTCTTGAATCAGAGAAGCAAACCTACCTTGAAGGCCATTTGCTTGCTTTACCTGGTTGGGCAGGAATGATGCTTTGGCGCTCCCAACAATCCACATATGAACAATCGCTTCTAATCGATTATTTAGCTGTTCGACTTACGATTGAATGGGTTCTTATGAAGCCTTACTTGCCCATACCGAGAAAAAATGTTGGGAAAAAAATAGAGCTTGTTCCTCTTTTAGCCTCTTGGATCGAATGGGGAGGCCTTACCATTAAAAAATGGTCAACAATGTCAGACCATCAACAAATCGATTATTTAAAATTCGCCTACCACTTCAATAATAGGATTCGGTACAAGATTTGGTTAGAAGCCTGGGAACAAACTTTTGAAAATCAATTAGCTGAGAAGCTAATCTCTAAAAGGCAAATGGAGGCAGAGAGTGCGAAAGCGGTAGTAGCTCAATTGGCATTTTGTATTGATACGCGTTCAGAACCTTTTCGCCGTCATCTGGAAAAGGAAGGACCCTTTGAAACGATTGGGGTGGCGGGTTTCTTTGGCTTACCGATCTTAACGAGTGAATTGGGAAGCAAGCATTGCCATGCCTCTTTACCAGTTATGCACAACCCCCAACATAAAATAATAGAGACTTCAAATGAAACTCAACGGAAGTCCTATCAACAACGTAAACAAGTGGTGGATTCGACTGGTTATACATTTAAAAAAATGAAACAAAATGTCCTGGCAAGCTTACTTTTACCAGAGATCAGTGGTCCATGGCTTGGTCTCAGTATGGTGTCACGGAGTTTTATTCCACGGGTAGCCAGTCGATTCATACGTCGACTTCGAGAGACGTGGTTACAAAAACCGGATACCGAGCTTCAACTTGAAAACAACCATGACATAGAGTCTGAGATTCCGATTGGCTTTACTGAAGAAGAAAGAGTAAGCTATGCAAGCCAAACACTCAAAATGATGGGTCTTACGAAGAATTTTGCACCGTTAGTTGTAATCTGTGGGCATGGAAGCCAAAGCCTAAATAACCCGTATGCAGCGTCTCTTGAATGTGGGGCCTGCGGTGGAGCGGCAGGTGGATTCAACGCACGGGTTTTAGCGACTTTGTGCAACTTGCAGGAGGTAAGAGAGAAACTTTCAGTGGAAGGGATAAAAATCCCAGAGGAAACGGTTTTTGTTGCAGCTGAGCACCAAACGACGGTGGACGAATTAAAGTGGATTTATGTTCCAAAACTTTCAAATCAAGCTCAAGACGCGTTTGAACGCATCAAGGCCGTATTACCTAAAGTGAGCCATGATGCTAATGAAGAACGTCTAGCTCAATTACCTAATATCAAATCTCATCTCAAAGACCCGACAGAGGAAGCTCATCGTTTTGCAGAAGATTGGAGTGAGATTCGTCCCGAATGGGGATTGGCTCGTAATGCTGCTTTTATAATTGGCAAGCGGCAACTAACTAAGGATTGCCATTTGGAAGGGCGAGTGTTTCTTCATAATTATGATTGGGAACAGGATCAAAACGGAAATCTTCTTTCTAATATTATCGCTGGACCAGGAACAGTAGCACAGTGGATTAATCTGCAGTATTACGCCTCAACTGTTGCCCCCCATTATTATGGGAGCGGGAATAAAAGGACGCAAACCGTGACGGCAGGTCTTGGTGTTATGCAGGGGACTGCTAGTGATTTGTTAACTGGCTTGCCTTGGCAATCTGTTATGGAATCCGATTATAAGGTCTATCATGCTCCTCTTCGATTACTTATTGTCATTCAAGCGCCTAGAGAATATGTGGAGCGTTTATTAAAGAAAGATGTTGCTTTCCATCAAAAAGTTAAAAATGGATGGATTAGACTTGCAAGTATTGATTCAGAAGGATGTTGGGAAAACTGGTAG
- a CDS encoding NADH dehydrogenase subunit 5 codes for MYSLSLSPLLILFFIALILSGLSGLIMLSNHVPLGFVRVHIGINALPPLVAILAFFRASGKEIVGPWHLDSLAWFLACFILSVGLIIQRFSVHYLLGDRSYRKYFTLYTIITGAASMTWLSDDLRLFIVCWGITLFMLTLLIGLNRGWKVRNVAGALSGCLFGVSWLSLLLIIVWLSHVTGTWKLSEVLTNRNLAQLGSMEKTVLNLLLILAVMIPAAQWPFQRWLIESVAAPTPVSAIMHAGLVNAGGIILTRFSPLFDGGVAQIVLLILSTISVLIGTGISMVQVDYKRQLVGSTIAQMGFMLVQCALGAYLAAIIHLVLHGLFKATLFLQSGSAVHPYEGFGSVNKKPSYLSTMFGWVLGLLAGIAYWVMASGNGYGLVNALILGWSLSFSWTQLVAFGKGRIERLAGVALLGGSALVYFMIHHLFYKWLHSTVVDQSVQLPLSVVIFVGCLLILGSLISVLARRFPSSIAFAILYLWLVKLGEGQSKAMEVHPNYLKHYLLREVITHERNVNIT; via the coding sequence ATGTATTCGCTTAGTTTATCACCACTACTTATCTTATTTTTCATCGCCCTTATTCTATCTGGATTAAGTGGATTAATCATGCTATCTAATCATGTTCCCTTAGGTTTTGTTCGGGTTCATATCGGCATCAATGCTTTACCGCCTCTAGTGGCCATTTTGGCTTTTTTTAGGGCCAGTGGGAAAGAGATCGTAGGCCCTTGGCATCTCGATTCGCTTGCTTGGTTCTTAGCTTGTTTCATACTTTCGGTGGGGTTAATTATTCAACGGTTCTCTGTCCATTATTTATTGGGAGATCGTTCGTATCGAAAATACTTTACTCTTTATACAATTATTACCGGTGCTGCTTCTATGACTTGGCTAAGCGATGATCTTCGTTTATTTATCGTATGCTGGGGGATCACGCTCTTCATGTTAACTTTACTTATCGGTTTAAATAGAGGATGGAAGGTAAGGAATGTTGCCGGAGCACTTTCAGGGTGTTTATTTGGAGTCAGTTGGCTTTCACTCTTACTAATTATAGTTTGGTTGTCTCATGTCACGGGAACTTGGAAGTTATCGGAAGTTCTAACTAATAGGAATTTGGCTCAACTCGGATCAATGGAGAAAACGGTCCTAAATTTACTTTTGATCTTGGCCGTCATGATCCCAGCCGCTCAATGGCCTTTTCAAAGATGGTTAATTGAATCAGTAGCTGCCCCTACTCCGGTTTCTGCCATCATGCATGCGGGTTTAGTGAATGCAGGTGGAATCATTCTTACACGGTTTTCACCATTGTTTGATGGAGGGGTAGCCCAAATTGTTTTACTTATTCTTTCTACTATTTCTGTTTTAATCGGAACGGGAATTAGTATGGTCCAGGTTGACTATAAGCGTCAATTAGTGGGTTCAACAATTGCCCAAATGGGATTTATGCTCGTTCAATGTGCGTTAGGCGCTTATTTGGCAGCGATTATTCACCTTGTATTACATGGGCTGTTCAAAGCAACTCTATTTTTGCAATCTGGTTCGGCTGTCCATCCATATGAAGGATTCGGCAGCGTTAATAAAAAGCCGTCTTATTTATCGACCATGTTCGGTTGGGTTTTAGGCTTGTTGGCAGGGATTGCATATTGGGTGATGGCTTCTGGCAATGGGTATGGTTTGGTGAATGCGCTAATCTTAGGCTGGTCATTATCCTTTTCTTGGACACAACTAGTTGCTTTTGGCAAGGGGAGAATTGAAAGATTAGCAGGTGTTGCACTTTTAGGAGGCTCTGCCCTCGTTTACTTTATGATCCACCACTTATTCTATAAGTGGTTACATTCTACTGTCGTTGACCAAAGTGTCCAACTTCCCCTTTCTGTCGTGATCTTTGTCGGTTGTCTTTTAATACTTGGCAGTTTGATCAGCGTACTCGCGAGGCGTTTTCCTTCTTCTATTGCCTTTGCTATCCTCTACCTTTGGTTAGTCAAATTAGGTGAAGGACAATCAAAAGCGATGGAGGTTCACCCCAATTACCTTAAACATTATCTTCTAAGGGAGGTTATCACTCATGAGCGGAACGTCAACATTACCTAA
- a CDS encoding DUF2294 domain-containing protein: MIKTKGSIESEISKAITQWEKDFLGRGSISVKTDILRDMIIIYLHGILTPAEYNVCETREGMLSIKKTRNELVESGVADLKEIILTITGEEVKSFHTDLSSRTGERLIVFKLFNNLEKKL; the protein is encoded by the coding sequence ATGATTAAAACAAAGGGGTCCATTGAATCAGAAATAAGTAAAGCCATCACTCAATGGGAAAAGGATTTTTTGGGCCGTGGGTCTATTTCCGTAAAGACAGATATATTACGTGATATGATCATCATTTATTTACATGGTATATTAACACCTGCTGAATATAATGTTTGTGAAACAAGAGAAGGTATGCTATCTATTAAAAAAACTCGAAATGAATTAGTTGAATCAGGTGTAGCAGATTTAAAGGAAATCATTTTAACGATAACCGGAGAAGAAGTGAAGAGTTTTCATACGGATCTAAGTTCTCGTACAGGAGAACGTTTGATTGTTTTTAAATTATTTAATAACTTAGAGAAAAAACTATAA
- a CDS encoding divergent PAP2 family protein codes for MNRSLMTALIGIGTAQFLKIPLEYIQTGEWHWEKFLETGSMPSSHSASCSALSTYVAFKKGLGSIEFGISSLLSLIVMYDAMGIRRQAGEIAMAVNKLDLQVERLSGEQPGVYHHIRHKKLNEMLGHLPREVAGGAVLGAVIGTISYLTEKK; via the coding sequence GTGAATCGTTCTTTAATGACAGCACTTATAGGAATCGGGACAGCGCAATTCCTAAAGATTCCATTGGAATATATCCAAACAGGGGAATGGCATTGGGAAAAATTTTTAGAAACAGGAAGCATGCCCAGTTCTCACTCCGCGTCATGCAGCGCCCTATCTACATATGTCGCTTTTAAAAAAGGATTGGGTTCAATAGAATTTGGAATTAGCAGCTTGTTAAGTTTAATTGTTATGTATGATGCGATGGGTATTCGAAGACAAGCTGGAGAGATTGCTATGGCAGTAAATAAATTAGACTTACAAGTTGAACGTTTATCAGGAGAACAGCCTGGCGTTTACCATCATATTCGTCACAAGAAGTTAAATGAAATGCTGGGACACTTACCAAGAGAGGTGGCAGGCGGTGCCGTATTAGGGGCTGTTATTGGTACGATTAGTTACCTAACCGAAAAAAAATGA
- a CDS encoding DUF6241 domain-containing protein, producing the protein MKKKINILLPMLIVGAAIIILGGLGIWRFSSAHQISAKQAAQEVKHPTTKKEKEAKTYVAKTYADTSQNYLKDMPMDMEEQTVQEDIHEMTHQLVYADQKWGVLEITKARIDRLIKVVEFNKKNGKYDEANCNLYLEILKRWQNGDFSHAVQDHNDMWALLGGNVGKATRLLTPSEEKAFIVKNFGN; encoded by the coding sequence ATGAAAAAGAAAATTAACATCCTATTACCTATGTTAATTGTAGGAGCAGCCATTATCATTCTTGGGGGTCTTGGCATTTGGAGGTTTAGTTCTGCTCACCAAATATCTGCGAAACAAGCAGCTCAAGAGGTGAAACATCCAACCACCAAAAAGGAGAAAGAAGCTAAAACGTATGTCGCGAAAACTTATGCTGACACTTCTCAAAATTATTTGAAGGATATGCCAATGGATATGGAAGAGCAAACCGTTCAAGAGGACATTCATGAAATGACTCACCAGTTGGTTTATGCTGATCAGAAATGGGGTGTTTTAGAAATCACTAAAGCGCGAATCGATCGTTTAATCAAAGTTGTTGAATTTAATAAAAAAAATGGCAAATATGATGAGGCTAATTGCAACCTTTATCTTGAAATTTTAAAGCGCTGGCAAAATGGTGACTTCAGCCACGCAGTGCAAGACCATAATGATATGTGGGCATTGCTCGGAGGTAATGTCGGTAAAGCCACTCGATTGTTAACGCCATCTGAAGAAAAAGCTTTCATTGTTAAAAATTTTGGGAATTGA
- the mmsB gene encoding multiple monosaccharide ABC transporter permease — translation MSSESLKPQKKENLTPQNNESIKKGAVLASFASNARQYGIVGALVVIIIVFEILTGGLLLQPNTIVQLIQQNAYVIILAVGMVMVIIATHIDLSVGSLVGFIGGCVALLMQNAHMNWFLAIIVGLLIGLLVGVWQGFWVAFVGIPGFITTLAGMLIFRGLATTMINASVPVNNTYFNAIAANYLPNILGWWGPFDGFSIVVGILAIVAFAWTQLRKRTKVAKVGLVPEPITATYIKIAIATVVIAALTFEFASSGNATQGGIPIMLVIVGVLVLTYNFILTRTVFGRRVYAIGGNRRAARLSGINTRRVDFSLFIHMGFLSAVAAIAMLSRLSSASAATGTSFELDAIAACFVGGTAVTGGIGTVPGVVIGAVVMGVINQGLSIMGVDSALIQTIKGLVLLLAVAVDIMSKLRKH, via the coding sequence ATGAGTTCAGAATCTTTAAAGCCTCAGAAAAAGGAAAATTTAACACCTCAGAATAACGAAAGTATTAAAAAAGGAGCAGTGTTAGCCTCTTTTGCTTCAAATGCTCGCCAATATGGAATTGTTGGTGCACTTGTCGTCATCATTATCGTATTTGAAATTTTGACTGGAGGACTTTTACTCCAGCCGAATACAATTGTTCAATTAATTCAGCAAAATGCTTACGTTATTATTCTTGCAGTTGGTATGGTTATGGTCATCATTGCAACCCATATTGATTTGTCAGTTGGTTCCTTAGTAGGCTTTATCGGTGGTTGTGTAGCTTTGCTCATGCAGAATGCACATATGAATTGGTTCTTAGCCATTATTGTCGGATTACTTATTGGCCTTCTCGTAGGAGTGTGGCAAGGGTTCTGGGTTGCTTTTGTTGGAATTCCAGGCTTCATTACCACTTTGGCGGGCATGCTTATCTTCCGTGGTCTTGCAACCACGATGATTAATGCATCTGTCCCAGTCAACAATACGTACTTTAATGCCATCGCGGCAAACTATCTCCCAAATATTCTCGGGTGGTGGGGACCATTTGATGGTTTTAGTATTGTTGTTGGAATCCTTGCTATTGTCGCTTTTGCATGGACTCAACTTCGTAAGCGTACCAAAGTTGCTAAGGTGGGATTGGTTCCAGAGCCGATCACCGCAACTTACATCAAAATTGCGATTGCAACAGTCGTAATCGCTGCTCTTACATTCGAATTTGCATCTTCTGGAAATGCTACTCAAGGCGGTATTCCAATTATGTTGGTTATCGTTGGAGTTCTTGTTTTAACTTACAACTTTATTTTGACTCGTACAGTGTTTGGTCGTCGCGTCTACGCGATTGGTGGAAATCGTCGAGCAGCACGTCTTTCGGGTATTAACACGCGTCGTGTCGATTTTTCGCTTTTCATTCACATGGGATTTCTTTCAGCTGTTGCTGCTATTGCGATGCTCTCACGTTTGAGTTCCGCATCAGCTGCAACGGGTACTTCTTTCGAGCTTGATGCTATTGCAGCCTGCTTTGTTGGTGGTACTGCTGTTACAGGTGGTATTGGAACGGTACCAGGTGTTGTTATTGGTGCAGTAGTAATGGGAGTTATTAACCAGGGATTGTCGATTATGGGGGTAGATTCTGCATTAATTCAAACGATTAAAGGTCTTGTACTACTCCTAGCAGTTGCGGTAGACATTATGTCCAAGCTCAGAAAACATTAA
- a CDS encoding sugar ABC transporter ATP-binding protein, translated as MSNSQMILQMQNITKTFGPVKALTDVNLEIARGEIHAICGENGAGKSTLINVLSGVYPYGTYSGTIIFDGKECRFKKITDSEELGIVVIQQELALSPFLSIAENIYLGNERQKNGVIDWEATRADAIKVMQQVGLQENPDTKIMDIGVGKQQLVEIAKALSKEVKLLLLDEPTAALNDEDSAHLLQIIRDLRDNQGVTSVIISHKLNEIEAIADNVTIIRDGSTVGRMTNTKENPLDQDELIHKMVGRELTNLYPKHVSHIGEEIFRVENWTVHHPLDQQRVIVDHANIYVRAGEIVGLAGLMGAGRTEMAMSIFGHTYGSGVSGKVYVRGKETDTSTVQKAIEAGIAYATEDRKVYGLNLLQNIRENALLAALTKHSKHGVMDDGVERIAVEKYRKDFNIKTPSIEEQVSNLSGGNQQKVVLAKWVISNPDILILDEPTRGIDVGAKYEIYEIIDQLADEGKAIIVISSELPELIGICDRIYTVSQGVITDDVPKTKFTQEYLMKGMTQEKTQLKKVGEK; from the coding sequence ATGTCAAATTCCCAAATGATATTACAGATGCAAAACATCACGAAAACTTTCGGCCCTGTTAAAGCTCTTACTGATGTGAATTTGGAGATTGCTCGTGGTGAAATCCATGCAATTTGTGGTGAGAACGGTGCTGGAAAGTCAACATTGATAAATGTATTGTCAGGAGTGTATCCGTATGGTACATACTCGGGCACTATTATTTTTGATGGTAAAGAATGCAGATTTAAAAAGATCACGGACTCGGAAGAACTAGGCATTGTAGTGATTCAGCAGGAGTTGGCATTGAGCCCATTCCTTTCAATCGCTGAAAATATATATCTCGGTAACGAGCGTCAGAAGAATGGTGTGATCGATTGGGAAGCCACTCGCGCTGATGCCATTAAGGTGATGCAGCAAGTTGGTCTTCAAGAAAATCCGGACACTAAGATTATGGATATTGGTGTGGGTAAGCAGCAACTCGTGGAAATTGCGAAAGCTTTATCGAAGGAAGTTAAACTTCTGTTACTCGATGAGCCCACTGCCGCTTTGAATGATGAAGATTCGGCTCATTTACTGCAAATCATTCGTGATTTGCGTGATAACCAAGGTGTTACATCGGTAATTATTTCTCACAAGTTGAATGAAATTGAAGCGATTGCCGACAATGTGACGATTATTCGCGATGGTTCTACGGTAGGTCGGATGACGAATACAAAAGAGAATCCACTTGATCAAGATGAACTTATCCATAAGATGGTCGGTCGCGAACTTACCAATCTTTACCCCAAGCATGTTTCCCATATTGGGGAAGAAATCTTTCGTGTGGAGAATTGGACAGTCCATCATCCACTTGATCAGCAACGTGTGATTGTTGATCATGCCAATATTTATGTGCGTGCAGGTGAGATTGTCGGACTTGCGGGACTCATGGGGGCAGGTCGCACAGAGATGGCGATGAGCATCTTTGGTCATACTTACGGTTCAGGTGTGTCAGGAAAAGTCTATGTGCGTGGCAAAGAGACTGACACATCGACAGTCCAGAAGGCAATTGAAGCAGGTATTGCCTATGCAACTGAAGATCGCAAGGTGTATGGTCTCAATCTCTTGCAGAATATTCGCGAAAATGCTTTGCTGGCAGCTCTTACCAAGCACTCAAAGCATGGTGTCATGGATGATGGCGTAGAACGTATTGCTGTTGAAAAGTATCGCAAGGACTTCAATATCAAAACCCCAAGCATTGAAGAACAAGTTTCTAATCTATCAGGCGGAAACCAACAGAAGGTCGTTTTAGCAAAATGGGTGATTTCTAATCCAGATATTTTGATCCTTGATGAGCCAACGCGTGGTATCGATGTGGGGGCTAAATACGAAATTTACGAGATCATTGATCAACTTGCGGATGAAGGCAAGGCAATCATTGTTATTTCATCTGAGCTTCCTGAGCTTATTGGTATTTGTGATCGTATTTACACAGTCAGTCAGGGCGTCATCACGGACGATGTCCCTAAAACAAAATTTACTCAGGAATACCTCATGAAGGGTATGACTCAAGAAAAGACTCAGTTAAAGAAGGTAGGAGAAAAATGA
- a CDS encoding sugar-binding protein: protein MNLKKLAKTAFITIAGAAMLTACSSSSRGTSASTSTSPSLKKGDLVGISMPTKADQRWNVDGANLVKDLQKAGFKTKLEYANNSPSQQSNDINNLVSAGAKAIVVAAVDGTAVGPAVEQAESQGDVVIAYDRLVMNTKAVNYYVTFNLERTGILEANTIINKLDLKGNGGKTKPLNIALFAGSDDDNNAPYFFKGAWDLLKPYFQSGQLVDPSGLVTKDTTDADWKKISVHAWDQNQAQKQMDAFMTKLGQQPLAAVLSPYDAISLGVMKSIKNARPDMSPSIPFSASNPQNKSAWPIITGQDGMDIGITNITYGAQAETVFKNVALLADKTTSILTQIADGKKPTSTDAPMNNGKKDVPTWLLKSDELVKNPTGDQKDLHYEVKVGFITEAQYQKDIAAPIIK from the coding sequence ATGAATTTAAAAAAATTAGCAAAGACGGCTTTTATAACCATTGCTGGTGCGGCCATGTTGACAGCTTGCAGCAGTTCTAGCCGTGGTACTTCAGCATCTACATCAACAAGTCCTTCGCTTAAAAAAGGTGATTTGGTTGGTATCTCCATGCCTACTAAAGCAGATCAGCGTTGGAATGTTGATGGGGCCAATTTGGTTAAGGATCTCCAAAAAGCAGGATTCAAGACTAAGCTCGAGTATGCAAATAACAGTCCATCACAGCAGTCAAATGATATCAACAATCTGGTTTCTGCTGGTGCAAAAGCAATTGTTGTTGCAGCCGTTGATGGCACTGCTGTTGGACCGGCTGTCGAGCAGGCGGAATCGCAAGGTGACGTTGTCATTGCTTATGATCGCTTAGTCATGAATACCAAAGCCGTCAATTATTATGTGACTTTCAATCTTGAACGCACTGGTATCCTCGAGGCAAATACCATTATCAATAAACTTGATCTAAAGGGTAACGGTGGTAAGACTAAACCCCTGAACATCGCACTTTTTGCTGGTTCTGATGATGATAACAATGCACCTTATTTCTTCAAGGGGGCTTGGGATTTATTAAAGCCATACTTCCAGTCAGGACAATTGGTTGATCCATCAGGTCTTGTAACCAAAGACACGACAGATGCAGATTGGAAGAAGATTTCTGTTCACGCATGGGATCAAAACCAAGCGCAAAAGCAAATGGATGCATTTATGACCAAGCTTGGACAACAGCCACTCGCCGCTGTTCTTTCGCCTTATGATGCCATCTCACTTGGTGTTATGAAGTCAATCAAGAATGCACGTCCTGATATGTCTCCATCTATTCCATTCTCTGCTTCAAATCCACAGAACAAATCTGCATGGCCAATTATCACCGGCCAAGATGGGATGGATATCGGTATCACCAACATTACGTACGGTGCACAGGCAGAGACTGTCTTCAAGAATGTTGCCCTACTTGCAGATAAGACAACGTCAATCTTGACCCAAATTGCTGACGGCAAGAAGCCAACATCAACCGATGCCCCTATGAACAATGGTAAGAAAGATGTTCCAACTTGGCTGTTGAAGTCAGACGAATTAGTTAAGAATCCAACAGGTGACCAAAAAGATTTACATTATGAAGTTAAGGTTGGATTCATTACTGAAGCACAATATCAGAAAGATATAGCTGCTCCGATTATTAAATAG
- a CDS encoding response regulator has product MKQAWKVLIADDEPIIREGVRDSVDWESLCMKVVGEAEDGEEALELCLEHAIDILLVDINMPIMNGLTLIKHIREHLPECKIVIITGHDEFPYAQEAIRMNVEDYILKPTNPDQLQSILKKLSIELDNRLKKDTYLKTAYEQISKNMAVLRERFGLDWIQGHLAEEEIINHLEFLHLPVMSPKQLGIIRWPEYHVDPVHLEENDRQLFLFALNNIISDLFKGKDYLSFRESTDSIVICLWDLVSEEEINQIETAAQVFLKLTVNVHFETVQNERLTALEAVFQECRYQVFRDAQVSPVVRRARQFIRQNYENQELSLEWVADILQVSPGYLSRVIKQELGVSFISLVTKFRINKAIQLLNSTDLTILEIAECVGYVSQHYFSTVFKKVTGVSPNQYKHGAAFEVIQFGKENS; this is encoded by the coding sequence ATGAAGCAGGCTTGGAAGGTTTTAATTGCAGACGATGAACCTATAATTCGAGAAGGAGTCCGCGATTCTGTCGATTGGGAGTCACTATGCATGAAAGTAGTAGGAGAAGCGGAAGATGGTGAAGAGGCACTAGAACTTTGTTTAGAGCATGCTATTGATATTCTATTGGTTGATATAAATATGCCAATTATGAATGGATTAACTCTTATAAAGCATATTCGTGAACACCTTCCCGAATGTAAAATTGTTATTATTACAGGACATGATGAATTCCCTTATGCACAAGAAGCCATTCGGATGAATGTGGAGGATTATATCTTAAAGCCAACAAACCCAGATCAACTTCAAAGCATTTTGAAGAAACTGAGTATAGAATTGGATAATAGGTTAAAGAAGGATACCTATTTAAAGACTGCTTATGAGCAAATATCAAAAAACATGGCTGTCTTGCGTGAACGATTTGGCTTAGATTGGATTCAGGGTCATCTAGCAGAAGAAGAAATTATTAATCATCTAGAATTTCTTCATCTCCCCGTTATGTCACCCAAACAATTAGGGATTATCCGTTGGCCAGAATACCATGTTGATCCGGTTCACTTAGAAGAGAACGACCGGCAGCTCTTTCTCTTCGCGCTTAATAATATTATTTCAGACCTATTTAAAGGAAAGGATTATCTTAGTTTTCGGGAGTCAACGGATTCTATTGTGATCTGTTTATGGGACTTAGTTTCAGAAGAAGAAATCAATCAAATTGAAACAGCAGCTCAAGTATTTCTAAAGCTAACGGTAAATGTTCACTTTGAAACTGTTCAGAATGAAAGGCTAACGGCTTTAGAAGCTGTTTTCCAAGAATGCCGTTACCAAGTATTTAGAGATGCTCAAGTTTCCCCAGTAGTAAGGCGAGCTCGTCAATTCATAAGGCAAAATTACGAAAATCAAGAACTATCATTGGAATGGGTGGCCGATATTCTCCAGGTATCTCCCGGTTATTTAAGCCGAGTTATAAAGCAAGAGTTAGGTGTTTCATTTATTTCCTTAGTTACTAAGTTTAGAATTAATAAAGCCATTCAATTATTAAATTCAACAGATTTAACCATTCTAGAAATTGCAGAATGTGTGGGTTATGTAAGTCAACACTATTTCAGCACCGTTTTTAAAAAGGTTACAGGTGTCTCTCCCAATCAGTATAAACATGGTGCTGCATTTGAAGTGATCCAATTCGGGAAAGAAAACTCATGA